The window TGAAATTGTATCACCTGTTCTTAAATTAAACCGTCTAATTTGACTAGGAGACACATAAATATCATCAGGACCAGCTAAATATGAACTATCTGAAGAACGTAAAAACCCGAAACCATCTTGTAAAATCTCTAATACTCCATCTCCAAAAATATCTTCTCCACTTTTGGAATGTTGTTTTAAAATTGAAAAAATAATGTCTTGTTTACGCATACGCGCTAAATTTTCAAGACCAATACCTTCACCTAACCTTAAAAGTTTAGAGACTAATGTATTTTTTAATGTGGTAAGATTCATAATTATGAGTTATTCAGAATTTCAGAGAAAATTTTAAAATATTGTCTTTCCCCTGGTACCACAGAAAATATTATCATTTTAATACGTAATTTGTTTTTAAAAAATAAAAAACATTTTTATTTCCTAATAAAAATGCAGATAAAAACTGTGTACTAAGGTAACAAAAAAATTAAAAATTTTAAAATTTTTCTTTTCTCCAGATGATAAATAAACAATGATATATGTATTTTTTTTAAAAAAAGATTTGTAAATTTAATTTTATAAAAAACACTTATCTCCATTTTTGCAAAATATTTTTTATGTAATATTTTTATTTAAAAAATCTATTAATTCATTTTTAGAAAGTGCTCCAATTTGAGTTGCTACAATATTCGATTTATAAAATAACAATAATGTTGGAATACTCCTAATAGAATATTTAACTGGAATCTCAGGATTTTTTTCTATATTAATTTTTCCAATAATTAAATTTTCAGAATATTGATCAACTAATTCATCTAATAGTGGCGATAAGATCTTACACGGATTACACCAATCTGCCCAAAAATCTACTAAAATATATTTTTTTTCTAACAAAATTTTCTGTTCAAAATTTTTATCAGTAAACTTGAAAATTTTATTTAAAACCATATTATATTTCCTTAATTAAAATTATTAAATTATAAAAAAAATTTTATTTAATAAATTATATAAAAATATTATTTTTGAAAAATTTTAAAAATCATTTTTTTGAAATTAACATATTACGAAAATTTTTCAAATATTTTATATTATGTAATATTTTAACTGATTTAGTAAAATCCATTTTGTACCATAACAAATCTATTTTAGGTAATTCATTTAAAAAACGACTTGGTAACGTTAATATTGTAGTTCCAAAATAATATCTTTTTTTACAAAAACTCAAAAATAATTGTTTTTTTGCTCGAGTCATGCCTACATATAACAAACGTCTTTCTTCAACAATATTATTTAAAAGAATA of the Buchnera aphidicola (Nippolachnus piri) genome contains:
- the trxA gene encoding thioredoxin; its protein translation is MVLNKIFKFTDKNFEQKILLEKKYILVDFWADWCNPCKILSPLLDELVDQYSENLIIGKINIEKNPEIPVKYSIRSIPTLLLFYKSNIVATQIGALSKNELIDFLNKNIT